In Fusarium oxysporum Fo47 chromosome VII, complete sequence, the following proteins share a genomic window:
- a CDS encoding uncharacterized protein (of unknown function-domain containing protein) gives MGNTPNPFGELDLHWRSWSSQPCALDWTGSDLEIQSSPIQQDHCAEGEETAEGKVPEGEEAAADLTDETKDKAAEGEEAAGDLPEDVEGKAAEGEETAEGKVAEGEEVAGGVGEEAKDKAAEGEEAVKNKAAEGEEADKEPLDFTILKGTTVDKEGNLVNEKGDKLGKVVEGELKQLIGLYSDDQESCLSTTGKQLGKAEPIPEWDREQKDFSILKYTTVDNNGNLVNDKGHLIGRVIEGDIKQLIGLTSDDQGTIWDRTGKQIGKAEPLPEWERGEQKDYSILNGTTVDKNGNLVNEKGHLFGKVIEGEIKQLIGLTSDDQGTIWDRTGKAVGKAEPLPEWERGEQKDFSILKGAVVYKEGGLVNEKGDTIGKVTEGEIRQLIGLKSDENGKIWRDGKVVGQAESLPEWDRVPKKDYSILKGTKVNKIGNLVGSNGTVLGKVVEGDLKELLGKRSDENGDIWNDFGEVIGKGEPVSVAEREEKSSAPFEHFSGATVESDGRVMYQGEQVGVVIEGNPKELKGIQEPEKPIDNSALAGKRVNKAGNLVSESGEIYGRVIEGDVKKLVGRMSDREGNIRSESGDIIGKAELVSEGERGGKKDGPFAGLTNCIVSKDGKVVNQAGETVGRLVIGDAKALVGRAVDDDGEIVDSNGNVIGKAERWEEPEKEQKHNPLAGRKVNREGNVVDADGNIIGKLTSGELLDCAGKEIDEDGDVFNQKGSVIGHVSLLEDIPKEEGPEPEGETEEERIKREQAEADEKKQAEEAEKNKKLAQSLAYQIEQTLERLRPICRSIKDKISAAEAQKPADRDEEELVRQVKPLIEEGGKILTETNGIIRGLDPDGRISRNARQKTAAGEATPEEAHLANLLKELSTEIQTTIEEGKRKLEGMPHAKKEINPLWALLAEPLFQIVAAVGLLLSGVLGLVGKLLGPILSPLLNGLGLGGLLDGLLGGLGLKKILSGLGLGVVVGTVTGKK, from the exons ATGGGGAATACTCCTAATCCATTTGGAGAATTGGATTTGCATTGGCGCTCCTGGAGCTCCCAGCCCTGTGCattggactggactggatCCGACCTCGAAatccagtccagtccaatCCAACAAGATCACTGCgctgaaggagaagagacagCCGAAGGCAAAGTCCCCGAAGGTGAAGAGGCCGCTGCCGACCTCACGGATGAgaccaaggacaaggctgCCGAAGGCGAGGAGGCCGCTGGCGATCTCCccgaggatgttgaaggcaAGGCCGccgaaggagaagagacagCCGAAGGCAAGGTTgctgaaggcgaagaagtCGCTGGCGGCGTTGGCGAGGAGGCTAAGGACAAGGCTGCCGAAGGTGAAGAGGCCGTTAAGAATAAGGCGgctgagggcgaggaggCTGACAAAGAGCCTCTCGActtcaccatcctcaagggCACCACCGTCGACAAAGAGGGGAATCTCGTCAACGAGAAGGGTGACAAGCTCGGAAAGGTCGTCGAAGGAGAGCTCAAGCAGCTCATCGGCCTCTATTCTGACGACCAAG AAAGCTGTCTCAGCACT ACCGGCAAGCAACTTGGCAAGGCCGAGCCCATCCCTGAGTGGGACCGCGAGCAGAAGGACTTCTCAATCCTCAAGTATACTACTGTTGATAATAACGGAAACCTCGTCAACGACAAGGGCCACCTCATCGGACGTGTCATTGAAGGCGATATCAAGCAGCTTATTGGTCTCACTTCCGACGACCAGGGCACTATCTGGGACCGAACCGGCAAGCAAATCGGAAAGGCTGAGCCTCTTCCCGAATGGGAGCGTGGTGAGCAGAAGGATTACAGCATCCTGAATGGCACTACTGTCGACAAGAACGGAAACCTCGTTAATGAGAAGGGCCACCTCTTTGGCAAGGTTATCGAGGGTGAGATCAAGCAGCTCATCGGTCTCACTTCTGACGACCAGGGTACCATCTGGGACCGAACTGGCAAGGCCGTTGGTAAGGCTGAGCCTCTCCCTGAGTGGGAGCGTGGTGAGCAGAAGGActtctccatcctcaaggGTGCCGTTGTCTATAAGGAGGGCGGTCTTGTTAACGAAAAAGGCGATACCATCGGCAAGGTGACTGAGGGTGAGATCCGACAGCTCATTGGTCTCAAGTCAGACGAGAACGGCAAGATCTGGAGAGACGGCAAGGTCGTCGGCCAGGCTGAGTCTCTCCCTGAGTGGGACCGTGTCCCAAAGAAGGACTACTCCATCCTTAAGGGCACCAAGGTCAACAAGATCGGCAATCTTGTGGGCTCCAACGGCACTGTTCTCGGTAAGGTTGTCGAGGGTGACCTGaaggagcttcttggcaagcGATCCGATGAGAACGGTGACATCTGGAATGACTTCGGTGAGGTTATCGGTAAGGGCGAGCCTGTCTCCGTCGCAGAGCGCGAGGAGAAGTCATCTGCTCCCTTCGAGCACTTCTCTGGTGCCACCGTCGAGTCTGATGGCCGTGTCATGTACCAGGGCGAGCAGGTCGGTGTGGTCATCGAGGGTAACcccaaggagctcaagggTATCCAg GAGCCCGAGAAGCCCATCGACAACTCTGCCCTTGCTGGTAAGCGTGTCAACAAGGCCGGTAACCTCGTCAGCGAGTCTGGCGAGATCTACGGTCGTGTAATTGAGGGtgatgtcaagaagcttgtcgGACGCATGTCTGACCGAGAGGGCAACATCCGAAGTGAGTCTGGCGACATCATTGGCAAGGCCGAGCTTGTTTCTGAAGGCGAGCGTGGTGGCAAGAAGGATGGTCCTTTCGCTGGACTTACGAACTGCATCGTCTCCAAGGATGGTAAGGTTGTGAACCAAGCTGGCGAGACTGTTGGACGACTTGTCATTGGAGATGCCAAGGCTTTGGTTGGACGtgctgtcgatgatgatggcgagatTGTCGACTCAAACGGCAATGTCATTGGCAAGGCCGAGCGCTGGGAGGAGCCCGAGAAGGAGCAGAAGCACAACCCTCTTGCTGGTCGCAAGGTGAACCGTGAGGGCAACGTTGTTGACGCTGATGGTAACATCATCGGTAAGCTTACCAGTGGTGAGCTCCTTGACTGCGCCGGCAAGGAgattgatgaagatggtgatgtctTCAACCAGAAGGGGAGCGTCATTGGTCACGTTTCTCTTCTCGAGGATATCCCCAAGGAGGAAGGGCCCGAGCCTGAGGGTGAGACCGAGGAGGAGCGCATCAAACGCGAGCAGGCCGAggccgatgagaagaagcaggctgaggaggcggagaagaacaagaagcttgccCAGTCGCTCGCTTACCAGATCGAGCAGACTCTGGAGCGACTCCGACCTATCTGCAGGTccatcaaggacaagattAGCGCCGCCGAGGCTCAGAAGCCTGCGGACCGTGACGAGGAGGAACTTGTCCGACAGGTCAAGCCTCTGATCGAGGAAGGTGGTAAGATCTTGACTGAGACCAACGGTATCATCCGGGGTCTTGACCCTGATGGCCGTATCTCCCGCAACGCCAGGCAGAAGACTGCTGCTGGTGAAGCTACTCCTGAGGAAGCTCACCTTGCCAACCTTCTCAAGGAGCTCTCCACTGAGATCCAAACCACCATTGAGGAGGGTAAGCGCAAGCTCGAAGGTATGCCCCATGCTAAGAAGGAGATTAACCCTCTCTGGGCTCTTCTCGCAGAGCCTCTCTTCCAGATCGTCGCCGCTGTTGGTCTCCTGCTCAGCGGTgtgcttggtcttgttggcaagcttctcggTCCCATCCTGAGCCCTCTG CTGAacggtcttggtcttggtggccTCCTTGATGGTTTACTCGGAGGTCTTggtctcaagaagatcctcagtggccttggccttggtgttgttgtcggCACCGTCACTGGCAAGAAATAA
- a CDS encoding uncharacterized protein (expressed protein) has product MGRRAFTNPYKVESESERARNRRRRQQQKHRSLVHQECPAYPGFRMINSSHGQVPPEDFAREIQ; this is encoded by the coding sequence ATGGGTCGTCGAGCCTTCACAAACCCATACAAGGTCGAAAGCGAAAGCGAGCGGGCTAGGAATCGGCGCCGTCGACAACAGCAGAAACACCGAAGCCTGGTTCATCAGGAGTGCCCTGCTTATCCTGGTTTTCGCATGATCAACTCTTCCCATGGTCAGGTGCCACCTGAGGATTTTGCCCGCGAAATTCAGTAA
- a CDS encoding PR5-like protein, with product MSVNTITFTLKNQCSSEVIWPAIQGSLEINGNTINDPIPAGLALNPFKSFTTAPFPVPWSGRIWARQHCKGDGTNCRVGDCGASSCWGKSTKAVTLFEVTAEPEKLWYNLSLVDGYTTGISVVPDKKGCKTLTCDVPPFLGGHDPSNTLCPATNLKLSNPEQPFKSLDQVDGCLSDCSLYGTDEYCCQNAWNDPNKCPASSAWFKEACPDAYSYPYDDTAVNTCELSDITIVFSCKKK from the exons atgTCAGTAAATACAATTACTTTTACATTAAAGAATCAATGCAGCAGTGAAGTTATTTGGCCTGCTATCCAAGGCAGCCTAGAAATTAATGGAAATACAATAAACGACCCGATTCCCgctggcttggctttgaACCCTTTCAAATCATTTACAACTGCACCGTTTCCAGTTCCCTGGTCAGGCAGAATTTGGGCTCGTCAACACTGTAAGGGCGATGGAACTAACTGTCGTGTGGGCGATTGCGGGGCTTCTAGCTGTTGGGGCAAGTCAACCAAGGCTGTTACTCTGTTTGAAGTTACTGCAGAGCCCGAGAAACTATGGTATAATTTAAGTCTCG TCGACGGTTATACTACGGGCATATCTGTAGTTCCGGACAAGAAGGGATGTAAAACCCTGACTTGTGATGTGCCCCCCTTCTTAGGAGGCCATGATCCCTCTAACACGCTATGCCCTGCAACCAACCTCAAGTTGTCAAACCCTGAACAACCCTTCAAGAGCCTGGACCAAGTGGATGGCTGTCTTTCGGACTGCTCTCTCTATGGTACAGATGAATACTGTTGCCAGAACGCGTGGAATGATCCGAATAAGTGTCCAGCCAGCAGTGCATGGTTCAAAGAGGCATGTCCTGATGCATATAGCTACCCTTATGATGATACAGCGGTGAATACCTGCGAACTGTCCGATATTACGATTGTGTTTAGCTGTAAGAAGAAGTAG